A stretch of the Aegilops tauschii subsp. strangulata cultivar AL8/78 chromosome 4, Aet v6.0, whole genome shotgun sequence genome encodes the following:
- the LOC109778278 gene encoding uncharacterized protein isoform X1 gives MPLFSGYYLQDKSENIFDAPLIEYNENNMISVCASAFVRAMVGGAGSSMLRMASPTCASSELCFPFLGFNKIAFVIRQEEAHMQQGARCTKKNWNQDTHLEFSVLLHQHNNSLSYCRDTGYFPFLPLPSSQQPWFPYHCSLQGSVCLPSHSHRNAHWQHTGLS, from the exons ATGCCACTCTTCAGCGGCTACTACTTGCAG GATAAATCGGAGAACATCTTTGATGCTCCTTTGATAGAATATAATGAGAACAACATGATAT CTGTATGTGCATCTGCTTTTGTCCGTGCCATGGTAGGCGGCGCTGGATCATCTATGTTGAGGATGGCTTCACCGACTTGTGCATCGTCTGAGCTCTGTTTCCCTTTCCTAGGGTTTAACAAAATCGCATTTGTTATTCGTCAAGAGGAGGCCCACATGCAGCAAG GAGCAAGGTGTACGAAAAAAAATTGGAACCAAGATACTCATCTGGAGTTTAGTGTTTTATTGCATCAACATAACAATTCGCTGTCTTATTGCAG GGATACTGGCTACTTCCCCTTTCTTCCTCTGCCATCTTCCCAGCAACCATGGTTCCCATACCACTGCTCATTGCAAGGTTCCGTCTGCCTTCCCTCTCACTCTCACAGGAACGCTCACTGGCAGCACACAGGCCTTTCCTGA
- the LOC109778278 gene encoding uncharacterized protein isoform X2, which yields MPLFSGYYLQDKSENIFDAPLIEYNENNMICGAGSSMLRMASPTCASSELCFPFLGFNKIAFVIRQEEAHMQQGARCTKKNWNQDTHLEFSVLLHQHNNSLSYCRDTGYFPFLPLPSSQQPWFPYHCSLQGSVCLPSHSHRNAHWQHTGLS from the exons ATGCCACTCTTCAGCGGCTACTACTTGCAG GATAAATCGGAGAACATCTTTGATGCTCCTTTGATAGAATATAATGAGAACAACATGATAT GCGGCGCTGGATCATCTATGTTGAGGATGGCTTCACCGACTTGTGCATCGTCTGAGCTCTGTTTCCCTTTCCTAGGGTTTAACAAAATCGCATTTGTTATTCGTCAAGAGGAGGCCCACATGCAGCAAG GAGCAAGGTGTACGAAAAAAAATTGGAACCAAGATACTCATCTGGAGTTTAGTGTTTTATTGCATCAACATAACAATTCGCTGTCTTATTGCAG GGATACTGGCTACTTCCCCTTTCTTCCTCTGCCATCTTCCCAGCAACCATGGTTCCCATACCACTGCTCATTGCAAGGTTCCGTCTGCCTTCCCTCTCACTCTCACAGGAACGCTCACTGGCAGCACACAGGCCTTTCCTGA